The genomic interval ATCACCTTAGGTTGACATACTGTTTCCCACCCAAGGAATCTTCCTTTGATCTCTAGATGAACCCCACCAAAATTGTTTGACAATAGATATTAATTTCTCACAAGTTTTTGCCGGAAGCTTAAAGACAATCATCATCTAAGTTAGAATagcttgaaaaatagatttgaTAAGTACTTCTTTCCCACCAGCTGAAAAGAAATTCCGCTTCTATCCCTGCACACGCTTTTTAACATTCTCACAAATCCCCTCAAACGCCCACTGTTTGTTTTTACCAATCATCGTAGGTAATCCCAGGTACTTGTCATGCGTAGCCACTGATGTCAACCCTAACACTCAGGACCTCATCTTGATCCACATTTGCACATTCGGACTAAAAGTGATAGCAGACTTCTCAAAGTTAATCTTCTGCCCTAAGGCAGCCTCATAAGTTAGAAGGATACGCTTTATAGTTTCAGTATCCCCTCCATTAGCCCTACCAAACACGAGGCTATCGTCTGTAAAGAACAAGTGAGGAACACGTGGTCCCGATCTAGAGCACCTAAACCCCATCAGTTCAGATCTAGCTTCTGCAAGAGAGAATAACGAAGACAATGATTTTGCATAGAGGACGAATAAATAAGGAGATCAAGTACATCCCTATCGTAACCCTCTTGTCTGTATCACTCAACCTTTAGGGCACCCATTGATTAAAACAGTTGTACTCCGAGGTCGCCACACAGTCCATGataaccctaaccctaaccAACCCTCAGCAAAGCCAAACTATCACATCATGCTAGCTAAGAACCCCCATTCCACCTGatcatatgctttactcatgtcAAGCTTGAGTGCCATAAATCCCCTTCTCCCGTTATTTCTTTTAAACAATGAATGAAGTAGCTCAAAACTAACCATATTGTTGTCATGTATCGAACGCCCTTGAACAAATGCACTTTGGAAAGATGAGATGAGGGAGCCAAGAACACTTTTCATCCTCAGTGTTAAAGCTTTGGCAACAATTTTATACATCACATTACACAAAGCGATAGGTCGATACTCTAAACTTACAATTATTTTCAATTATTGAACATATTATTGATTGCACCTGATGTTTTGTTATTTgatcaaaaattcaaaattctaaacttacaatttattttcaattatggGCTCCTCAATTATTGCTTTTGCGACATTGATCATCTCATTTGAGGTGAATCCGTCGTCATTGGCATAAAATAGGTGCAACACTTGGCTCATTTTCCAGAACAAGTCCTTGCAAGCTCTTGGAACAATGCTATCTTTTTCCTTAAAAACTAGCCTCAGCAATTCTCTCCTCTTACCATTTACAGCACTTTTCATTTCATTAATGATCTCTTCTTCAGAAGAAGAACCAGAGCCAAAACCACGCGCCAGTAGGCTTAATGACACTATATTCAGTTTCCCTTCTTTGGATTCTCTCTGCAGCATAACCAATAGAGTGATTAGAAAATGCCAGAAACTCATCACAACGAAAACTTATATTTTATCTTTCTGGTTTTAAACAAGGTATCTTATGGACCAGTGGAAAGGATAAACTATAGTTACCTTGAAGCCGTGGATATCGTTGAGAAGTCGTCCGGAAGTGCTCATGAGTTTATATAGATAATGGAGCTCAGGATGTCTTGTAACATCCTCAGAAAGCATAGGTCCAACTAAGTAAAGTGCTGGAAGGACTATAGGTCCTAAGGCAAATGATATGTATCCATTTTTCATATACTCATCTATTGTTGGGACGGTCTCGTATTTCAACCATTGAGCTTCCTTCAACATGGACTTGAGCAAATCCAGCCACTGTAATTAATTAAACGAAGTCCCATCAGAAATTGAGTGAATAACACAGCACGACATTGGAAACATTCCCAAAAGCTACATATACACTACCACTACCATGTCACTGAAAAGTCCATACACtttttgctttttattttttaccaaACAACCAGAAAAGATCTTACCCCGCAGACATGAACAGTATATAGGCATTGATTACTTACAGGATGAACCATTATAGATATTCTTTCTATGAGGTTAAGAGTATGCATATTAATATTTCAGTACTTTCAGAATGGAAAGAATTgaagtaataatattttataaaactattaTATGAGAAAGAAGATAAAAGTTAAACATGAACCAAGAAAAATATTCAAGCTCACAATCTCTATTATGTGATTTGTCACACTACGTCCTTGCCACACGAACGCCTTTTCTCCAATTTCAGAGATTGTGCCATGAAGtgctaaataaataatttcaacttGCTCCGAGAAACAATCAACACTGACATCTACATCCCACCTGAGGTTGCAAAGCACAAAAACTTGATGACCTTTGCTTGGTAAATAACTAGGAGGATAGTAACCAAAATGGATTGAAAGGAAAATGAAAAAGGGGAAACATACTTTTCCAACAATTGAATGAGGTTTACTAGTTCCTCTTCTGAACCTCCAACATCAAAAAAATCATCAACCACTGTAGTAAGTACCCCATTTTTCGCCCATGATATGCGGGCATCAGATAATTCAGGAGAAGAAAGAGTAGCAGCAGCAGAAAAGTAACAGTATGCCAGCTTCTGCCTAGCAAACTTTAGCTTGTCCAACCTATTCTCTACAACCCACCTGCTTCAACAGGTTGGAAAAAGAAcaaattatttcctttaaataagTTAAAATACAAAGTCAAGAAAATACTCATAAATAAGAAAGAGATTGGCAGCGTGGAGATCTTAAGTGTTGAATGTTTTATTTCTAATTCAGCTGACACTTCTTTGGTTTCTTGTTGGTTGGCTAAGTAGGGAGTTATGTTGGTCTTAGCCTATAAATAAGAAAGACATTGACACTGGGAATTGGTATTGATGATTGATATTGTGATTTGAGAGTAGAGAATAACTTGTTTTGTAACTACCTTTTTGGATTTGATCAATGAAATTCCTTTCATCGTTCTTTCAAGAACTGAGTTGAGTGATAGCATCCATCATTGCACCATCATATAGAGAGTAGCATAATATAAATAGAATCTCTGCAGTGACAGATTCCTCTATATCAGAAAGGGTCCCATTCTCCGCTAAAATCTGAATGGATCTCCCATAATCCACAATTTTAAAAAGGCTTTGTGTTCCACTCTAAACGACAATGAGGAAACACAAAGCAAGTTACCAACAACCCAcaattttaaaaaggaaggcTTTATGTTAGTGTAGGTTCTGTTTGTTTACATTTCAAGTTCTATTTCAATTCCTAGCAATTTTTCTGTTCTTTTGCTCTGAAACTTATTCAGTATATCAAgttacaaacttattattaaCTTTTCAGGCCTTTCGAAATACTTTCTCAGCAATTTAGActtttagtaattatttttatgctcATTTAAATCTAAGATTATATTTATTTCAgcaaaaaaaacaagtttatttATAATTCGGCAAGCACCATTACGTTACAAATGTTTTATGTTTATATGTTTGATAAATTCATTTTCCCTgtttgttttaaatttattttctttaatggTTTCAGTTGGccatttatttagtttttagcATAGGCATCAACTTATGGGTCATTACTGGAAAAATTCCAGAAAAAGGTCGATCATCATAtcatatgatataaaaaaacaaaaacaaaaacacacCTAGAAAGAGTCTTGAGTTCTTCACGGTGTATTGATTGGCACATGTTGAAGTCTTCAACTGCTAATATTAGGAAATCCTTGCTCCGAACATTTGAGGAACTGAAACAAAGAGAGGCCGTATAATAAAATTTGGTAATGTAGAAATGGAAACCAGTAGACTTAGGTAAAGACCAGAGAAGGTAAAAACCAGGGAAAACTTATTGTAAGAAACAGATAAAATGCAATGGAATCATTGACTCTCTTCAAGAGAGTTTCTATTATTTATAGGGATAGTTCAACAATACAAGAAAGCAAGAATAGAAACTAACTAACTCTTACAGTTACAACTGAAAGTGAACTAATCTTAACTAACAAAAATAACAGAATACATTTATTGGTtaacatcccccctcaaacAAAAAGGGGTAGCAGCCATTTGAAGTTTGCTCTTAAGATATAAAAACCAATCAGTGGAAAGAGCCTTAGTAAGAGCATCGGCAATCTGATCCACAGCAGGGACATACCGAATAGAGAGTTCGTTTGCAATGACTTGATCACGGACAAAGTGTTGATCGATCTCAATATGCTTTGAGCGAGCATGGAACACGGGATTGGCAGCCAAGGCAGCCGCACTTTGGTTGTCAACCCAAATAATGGGAGGTTCAGAAAGTGAGACTTTGAGCTCTTGCAAAAGGAAAGTTAGCCACTTCAATTCAGCTGCTGTATTAGCCAACGTTCGGAACTCACTTTCGGTGCTGGACCGGGCAACAACCTGTTGCTTCTTTGCGGACCAAGAGACCAAGTTTCCACCAAGAAAAACCACATACCCGCCTGTAGACCGCCTGTCATCAAGGCAACTAGCCCAGTCGGCATCAGAGTAAGCAACCAAGTCCATTGTAGCTACTGGTCGAAGAAGCAATCCATCTGAAATCGTGCCTTTGAGATACCTTAACAGACGCTTGCAAGCCTCCCAATGAATAACAGTCGGAGCATGTATAAACTGACTGAGTTTGTTGATTATGTATGCAACATCGGGACGAGTAAGAGTGAGATATTGTAGAGCACCAAGTGTACTACGGTACAAAGTTACATTAGGAAACAGTTCACCAGCagttaaagacaatttggaggTGGAACTTGTTGGATTGGGACAATTTTTAGCACCATCAAGTTGTAACTTTACTAAGAGTTCGGCTATATACTTACTCTGAGACAAGTGCATTCCAGCTTGATCTCTATAGATCTCAATATCAAGAAAGAAATGAACCGGCCCCAAATCTTTCAAAGAGAAACATGTGTTGAGATCCATGATAAGCTTGGTGATGAGTTGATTATTTGGTCCAGTAATtagtatatcatcaacatatactaAAAGAATAACCAACATGTCTTTTGAACCATAGGTAAAGAGGGAAGTGTCTGACCGAGATGCTTGAATCCCCATTGTAGCAGTGTGTGTCTCAACTTTTCACTCCATGCCCTTGGAGCCTGTTTCAATCCGTACAACACCTTGTGAAGATGGCAAATATGAGTGGGTTTAAAGGGATCTTCAAATCCTCTAGGTTGTGTCATGTAGACAGTCTCATGTAAATCTCCATTTAAGAAGGCATTACTAACATCCAGCTGCTTTACTTCCCAATTGGAGGTGACAGCAAGCGATAGAACAATGCGAACTGTGACTGGCTTCACAACAGGACTAAACATTTCAGCATAGTCAATTCCTGGAGTTTGCAAATATCCCTTAGCAACAAGACGAGATTTGAACTTGTCCAATGTTCCATCAGCATTGAGTTTTATTCGATGAACCCATTTGTTGTCAATGATTTGCATGTGAGGTTGATAAGGAACCAATGTCTAGGTGCGGGCTTTCTTTAAAGCATCAACCTCATTATTCATTGCTGTAGGAAATCAAGCTAGCAATTAGTTGTAAATTTACATTTAATGTATTTTCCATTTACTCTAGTATTACTAGGTGTTCACATTGTATTATATATACCCTTTGTATACACTAAAAGAGACCAtcagaaaataaaaatcattttccctcatttttctcatttttctacatggtatcagagcatgtAAAAGCTCctcaaaagaattttttttttcattccttCCCTTCTTAAAATTAGGGTTCTTAAAATTAGGGTTTGGAGGCTCTATCTtagaaaactaattaaaaggAGTTTTCTATTCTCACCTccgacccaagaagcttctccCACCTCCGATCGGCCAAACCCAAAAATCCGGCGATCATCCGAGCTGCGCGTGGGCCCCACGCGCCACCTCCATCCGCGGCGACTATCTCCACGCGCCAGCGCGTGGGCGCGCGTGGCAGCCTCCAACGGCGGTTTTCCAGCATCGCCTCTCTCAGGTTTCTCCATCTCTGGCTCTTCTCCAACTCCAGCGACGTTTTTCCAGCGTTGTCTCTCTTTGTTTCTATACTTGTTTGTTTTGTCTTGTTGTCTTTCTCCATGGCAGAACAAATCATCTCTTTAGTTGCAAGACAGTGCAATACTCATGCACTTCAGGTTATGCAAATCCCTCATGACCCTTGGATTGTGGATTCTGGTGCTTCTGATCATATGACAGGTGATAGATcactattttcttttctaagtaaGTGCTCTCATGAAAAGACTGTTCGCATAGCTGATGGTTCGTCTTCTAGAATTGATGGAATTGGAACTATAACAATCTCACCAAGTCTTGTCTTAAATTCTGTCCTTTACGTTCCAAAGCTTGATTGCAATTTACTTTCTGTAAGCAAATTGAGTAGTGATCTTAATTGTGAAGTTAAGTTTGCTGCTAAGTTTTGTGTTTTTCAGGATGTGGAATCGGGGAAGATGATTGGCTATGCTGAGTTCAGTAAGGGCTTGTATCTGCTAAAAATCGACAACCCCATGTTTAACCATGGAAATCGTTGTTGTTTCTCCCAAGGTCAATCTCTTTCCTCAGTAAATCAGTCTAATAAAATCAGTACTATCATGTTATGGCATTACCGTCTAGGTCATCCAAATTTTGTATATCTTAAACACTTATTCCCATCCCTATTTGTCAATATAAATCCTCAGTCTCTCAAGTGTGATATTTGTCAATTTTCTAAGCACTCTCGCCACTCTTTCATTCCAAGACCTTATCAACCCTCTCACCCATTCTCACTCATTCATGGTGATATATGGGGACCATCCAAAATTCAAAATATCAGTGGAGCACGTTGGTTTTTATTACTAGTTGATGATCACAGCCGCCTAAGTTGGACATTCCTCATGAAAGAAAAATCTGAAACAagtcatatttttcaaaatttccacAAAATGATCCAAACTCAATTCCAAACAAACATCCAAGTGTTAAAAACCGACAATGCTCGTGACTTCTTCAATTCTGTACTTGGATCATATTTGCAATCCAATGGGATAGTTCATCAAAGTTCGTGCGTAGAcacaccacaacaaaatggtgtGGCTGAACGCAAAAATCGTCATTTACTAGAGGTAGCCCGATCTTTACTTTTTTCATCCCATGTTCCAAAAAGATTTTGGGGTGAAGCAGTTCTCACAGCTACCTATCTCATAAATAGAATGCCATCACGTgtattaaaattcaaaactcCGCTGCAAATCTTCCTAGAAACATATCCCCACTCACATCTTGTGTCTCAAATTACCTTACGTGTCTTTGGTTGTGTTGCATTTGTCCATGTTCACTCCTCACATCGTAGCAAACTTGATGCTCGAGCCACGAAATGTATCCTTCTTGGCTATTCATCTAATAAAAAAGGATACAAATGCTACTGTCCTGTTTCACAAAAAGTGTTCAACTCCATGGATGTTACTTTCTTTGAGGAACAGTCTTATTATCCCAAATTTGCAGTTCAGGGGGAGAATCATAATCAAGAACTACAAAATTGGGAAAATTGGGACTTTGTTTCACTCATTGA from Cannabis sativa cultivar Pink pepper isolate KNU-18-1 chromosome 4, ASM2916894v1, whole genome shotgun sequence carries:
- the LOC115712980 gene encoding ent-kaurene synthase TSP4, chloroplastic isoform X5 — translated: MIDYAKKSDLNITLEPSNHNDLVHNRKVSLERASGSYSEGHEAYLVYISEGLGKPLDCERVFKYQRKNGSLFNSPSTTAVAFTNHGNADCLKYLCSVVDKFGSAVPTVYPLDIYARLSMVDNLQRLGIERFFKEEIRSVLDETYKYWLQGEECVLLDASTCAMAFRLLRVNGYDVSSDPLIRFSEDYIFNYLGNHTKDIDAILEIFRASEIIIHPNESILEKQNFCTSHFLEQELFSISTRGDKLNKNIGKVVSEALKIPFYANLERLASRRAIEYYDTDSTRILKTSYCSSNVRSKDFLILAVEDFNMCQSIHREELKTLSRWVVENRLDKLKFARQKLAYCYFSAAATLSSPELSDARISWAKNGVLTTVVDDFFDVGGSEEELVNLIQLLEKWDVDVSVDCFSEQVEIIYLALHGTISEIGEKAFVWQGRSVTNHIIEIWLDLLKSMLKEAQWLKYETVPTIDEYMKNGYISFALGPIVLPALYLVGPMLSEDVTRHPELHYLYKLMSTSGRLLNDIHGFKRESKEGKLNIVSLSLLARGFGSGSSSEEEIINEMKSAVNGKRRELLRLVFKEKDSIVPRACKDLFWKMSQVLHLFYANDDGFTSNEMINVAKAIIEEPIIENKLRSSEEGCASEEISNWAKN